One part of the Ursus arctos isolate Adak ecotype North America unplaced genomic scaffold, UrsArc2.0 scaffold_14, whole genome shotgun sequence genome encodes these proteins:
- the CAV3 gene encoding caveolin-3: MMMAEEHTDLEAQIVKDIHCKEIDLVNRDPKNINEDIVKVDFEDVIAEPVGTYSFDGVWKVSYTTFTVSKYWCYRLLSTLLGVPLALLWGFLFACISFCHIWAVVPCIKSYLIEIQCISHIYSLCIRTFCNPLFAALGQVCSNIKVMLRKEV; encoded by the exons ATGATGATGGCCGAAGAGCACACAGACCTGGAGGCCCAGATTGTCAAGGACATCCACTGCAAGGAGATCGACCTGGTGAACCGAGACCCCAAGAACATTAACGAGGATATAGTGAAG GTGGATTTCGAAGACGTGATCGCAGAGCCCGTGGGCACCTACAGCTTCGACGGCGTGTGGAAGGTGAGCTACACCACCTTCACGGTGTCCAAGTACTGGTGCTACCGCCTGCTGTCCACACTGCTGGGAGTCCCGCTGGCCCTGCTCTGGGGCTTCCTGTTCGCCTGCATCTCCTTCTGCCACATCTGGGCGGTGGTGCCGTGCATTAAGAGCTACCTGATCGAGATCCAATGCATCAGCCACATCTACTCCCTCTGCATCCGTACCTTCTGCAACCCGCTCTTCGCCGCCCTGGGCCAGGTCTGCAGCAACATCAAGGTGATGCTGCGGAAGGAAGTGTAA